Genomic window (Limisphaera ngatamarikiensis):
GGTGAGCATGGGGCAGGCTGACAACATCGCCAGTTCCTCGTGGGTGAGCCCGCCGGTGTTGACCGGTCGGCCGGATTCAAGGTGGGTTTGGATCCGTTGCCAGAGGTGGTCTTCAGCGATGGCGTGTTTGTTCCCTGCGCGGACCTCCCGGACCAACCGGTCCCGACGGCGCCGCAACACCTCCAGATCCGCCAACACCAGCTCGGTCAGGACAATCTCGATGTCCCGCACCGGATCTGGCGTGCCGGTGACATGCACCACATTCGGATCGTCGAAACATCGGACGACGTGGACCAGGGCATCCACCTCGCGGATGTGGCTGAGGAACTGGTTGCCCAGCCCCTCGCCATGGGAGGCACCCCGGACCAGGCCGGCAATGTCCACGAACTCGATCGCCGCAGGGACCTTTGTTTGGACGCCCACCACGCGGGCCAGCTCGTCGAGGCGGGGGTCCGGGACGGCCACGACGCCCCGGTTGGGTTCGATGGTACAGAACGGATAATTGGCCGCGGGTGCCAGGTGGGCCCGGACCAGCGCGTTGAACAGGGTGGATTTGCCCACGTTGGGCAGGCCGATGATCCCTGCCTTCAGCATGCCGGCACTCTACTGCGGCTCGGGGCCTGGAGACAGTCCGAAACCGCGTGGCGATACGGGGCGCTTCACCGGGGCGGCCGGATCCACGTGGACGAGGCGGGTGAAGCGGCTTCCACGGCCTGGCGCATGACCTTTTTGAGCCGTTCGATGCCTTCGCCCAGACCGGCCGAGATGGCCAGCACCGGCGTGTGCGGCACCCGGCGTTTGAACCGTCGGAGGTTCAATTCGGCGGTCGGCTCGTCCATCTTGTTAGCCACCACCAGGCGCGGTCGTTCGAGCAGGGCCGGGTCGTACAGCTCCAGCTCCTCCAGGAGGTGATGGTAATCGTCCCAGGGCTGGCGGCCATCCGTTCCTGCCATGTCCAGGAGGATCAGCAGGACCTTGCAGCGCTCGATGTGTCGGAGAAAGGCGTGGCCCAAGCCGACGTTGCGGTGGGCGCCCTCGATCAGGCCCGGCACGTCGCACACGACCAGACGCTTGTAGTCCGGGTACTCCACGATGCCGATTTGCGGGTGCAACGTGGTGAACGGGTAGGGCGCAATTTTCGGGCGTGCACGTGAGATGGCCGTGAGCAGGGTGGACTTGCCCGCGTTGGGGTAGCCCACCAGGCCCACGTCGGCGATCATGCGCAGTTCCAGCAGGAATTCTCCCTCCTCACCGGGTTCGCCCGGCTGTGCAAACCGGGGTGCCTGTTGGCTGGGGGTGGCGAAGTGTTTGTTGCCCAAGCCGCCCCGGCCGCCCCGGCACAGAACAAACTCCTGGCCGTGCTCGGTCAGGTCGGCCACCAGCTCGCCCCGGACGGGTCCCGGGACCTGAACCTTTTCCACCAGGGCGGCCGCGGTCCGTTCCGGATCGGGCCGGCCTGCGTAGGGTAAAAGGGGACGTACCGTGGTGGGCAACCGGTTTGGCTGGTCCGGTTCTTCCCGGGTGGATCGTTGCGGGGGAGGGCTCAACCGCCAAACCAGCGTTCCACAGGGGACGCGGACGATCAGGTCGCGGCCTGACCTGCCCTTCATCCCTTTGCCCAGCCCGTGTTCACCGTCCTCGGCGATCAGGCGTGGCTGGTAGTATTGGGCGATCAGGTTGTTCAGGTCGTGGTCGGCCCGCAGGATCACGCTGCCGCCGTCGCCGCCGTCGCCGCCATCCGGCCCGCCCTTGGGACGAAACTTCTCCCTTCGGAAGGCCACGCAACCGCGGCCTCCGTGACCTGCTCGGGCGTAGATTTTGACCTCGTCAACAAACACCGGATGATCCTGATGCCTTGATCGTGGCTGCGCGGCCGATCCGCGGGCATCGGTACGACCGGCCGCGGAGCCGCGCTTTACCCCATTCGGGTTTCGACAAGAAAAAAGGCGAGGCAAACCGCCTCGCCGGCAGTGTGATCCTTTGGAACCCGGGTCAATTGCCGGCGGGGGCAGCCGCTGCCACGGCTTCCTCGGCCACTACATTGACCCGACGACCGCCCTTGTCAAACACCACCCGACCCGGTTTCAGGGCGAACAAGGTCCAGTCCCTGCCCACGCCCACGTTGAGCCCGGGGACGAACTTGCTGCCCCGCTGCCGGACCAGGATACTGCCGGCGGTCACCCATTCGCCGCCAAACGCCTTTACGCCGAGGCGTTTGCTGTTGCTGTCCCGACCGTTCCGGGTACTGCCCTGACCCTTTTTGTGTGCCATAACCCGTTCCTCAAGCCTTGATTTCCTTGACCTTCACTACGGTCAGTTCCTGCCGGTGCCCCTGGAGTTTGTGGTAGCCTTTGCGGCGTTTCATCTTCCAGATGATCTTCTTTTCGCCGCGTTTATGGGCCACCACTTCGGCCACCACCGCGGCGTCCGCCACGGTGGGCGTGCCCACCCGGACCTGACCGTCCAGGTTGAGGAGCAACACCCGATCAAACGTGGTCGTCTGCCCGGCTTCCACCGGCAGACGCTCCACCTCCAGGGTGTCGCCGGCTGTCACCCGATACTGTTTGCCACCCGTTTCGATGACTGCGTAGCTCATGGTATGTCCCCGTCACAGGGGCCCAACATTTGACCACAACTCCGGGATTCTGTCAACCGGTTGAAATCGTGTGTGGCGCCCGTGCTGTCGGCAACGCTCGGGTGCCGGGTCGGGGCGGGGGTGCCCATCTGCCGCCCGGGGCGGCGGAAATCAGGGGGTAGGGTTGCCGGGTCCGTTGGTGCCGACGCCGCTCGGGGTTGTACCCTGCGGGGTCACCGCCGGGGCTGTGGGTTCCGGGGCAGCCGGTGCGTTGGTCAACCCGGTGGGGGTTGTCGTGGCGGCCGGCAGGGGCGTACCGGATTCCGGCAGGAGCGGCGCGGTGGTCCGGGTCTGGAGCTGTTGCTGGAACTCG
Coding sequences:
- the ychF gene encoding redox-regulated ATPase YchF, whose protein sequence is MLKAGIIGLPNVGKSTLFNALVRAHLAPAANYPFCTIEPNRGVVAVPDPRLDELARVVGVQTKVPAAIEFVDIAGLVRGASHGEGLGNQFLSHIREVDALVHVVRCFDDPNVVHVTGTPDPVRDIEIVLTELVLADLEVLRRRRDRLVREVRAGNKHAIAEDHLWQRIQTHLESGRPVNTGGLTHEELAMLSACPMLTAKPTVLAANVTEEQLGVLDTDPRVRAVRDYAREHHGYETVVVCARLESDLADLTPEEATEYLRSLGIRETGTHELIRATYRLLNLRTFFTFNDQEVRAWTVPAGTPAARAAGRIHTDFERGFIRAERVFWRDLVEAGSVGRAREQGHYAHEGRDYEVQDGDVLLFRFHV
- the cgtA gene encoding Obg family GTPase CgtA, which gives rise to MFVDEVKIYARAGHGGRGCVAFRREKFRPKGGPDGGDGGDGGSVILRADHDLNNLIAQYYQPRLIAEDGEHGLGKGMKGRSGRDLIVRVPCGTLVWRLSPPPQRSTREEPDQPNRLPTTVRPLLPYAGRPDPERTAAALVEKVQVPGPVRGELVADLTEHGQEFVLCRGGRGGLGNKHFATPSQQAPRFAQPGEPGEEGEFLLELRMIADVGLVGYPNAGKSTLLTAISRARPKIAPYPFTTLHPQIGIVEYPDYKRLVVCDVPGLIEGAHRNVGLGHAFLRHIERCKVLLILLDMAGTDGRQPWDDYHHLLEELELYDPALLERPRLVVANKMDEPTAELNLRRFKRRVPHTPVLAISAGLGEGIERLKKVMRQAVEAASPASSTWIRPPR
- the rpmA gene encoding 50S ribosomal protein L27, whose amino-acid sequence is MAHKKGQGSTRNGRDSNSKRLGVKAFGGEWVTAGSILVRQRGSKFVPGLNVGVGRDWTLFALKPGRVVFDKGGRRVNVVAEEAVAAAAPAGN
- the rplU gene encoding 50S ribosomal protein L21, encoding MSYAVIETGGKQYRVTAGDTLEVERLPVEAGQTTTFDRVLLLNLDGQVRVGTPTVADAAVVAEVVAHKRGEKKIIWKMKRRKGYHKLQGHRQELTVVKVKEIKA